One Ricinus communis isolate WT05 ecotype wild-type chromosome 2, ASM1957865v1, whole genome shotgun sequence DNA segment encodes these proteins:
- the LOC8281415 gene encoding NAC domain-containing protein 17 — MTVASESCLGGVDVGDDKAWPPGFRFHPTDEELVLYYLKRKICRRRLRLDIIRELDVYKWDPEELPGQSILKTGDRQWFFFSPRDRKYPNGARSNRATRQGYWKATGKDRNITCNSRTAGVKKTLVFYRGRAPNGERTDWVMHEYTLDEDELKRCPNVKDYYALYKVYKKSGPGPKNGEQYGAPFKEEDWADDECADMNNFVTPVKQPNVVMPPVDNNKSSAQVELPLNDLENFMKQIADEDPLDPPLIADFTSNLQQVIGDEETRSTLVDPPSREVTLFEPISVSPTSCEQYDLQASLDFNQSATSKLHSLEAPEVSSFPDNSVRVHQFSEDDFLEIDDLMGPEPTLYKTEKHTENLEFDDFNGLCELDLYHDAAMFLREMGPIEQGTVSHVNENGFHLQPHSMANQVDYQLQPHPMANQVDYQLQPHSTSNHVDYQLQRHSELNNIDYLQAQAFGADQLWLDDPRSNNVFTTTEPTQGTLSQSAPGVKSETVDDASGASQKQSGEELGGTTGWISSALWGFLESIPTTPASASESPLVNKAFERMSSFSRMKMNVKISNISAHNINTSNHTANASRAGGSGNRGLILLSILGALCAVLWVLVGAVRVLGRAISS, encoded by the exons ATGACGGTGGCTTCTGAATCTTGTTTGGGTGGTGTTGATGTCGGTGATGATAAGGCATGGCCACCTGGGTTTAGGTTTCACCCAACTGATGaggagttggttttgtattacTTAAAGAGGAAAATCTGCAGGAGAAGGTTAAGGCTTGATATCATTAGGGAACTTGATGTTTACAAGTGGGATCCTGAGGAATTACCTG GGCAATCCATATTGAAGACTGGAGATAGGCAATGGTTCTTCTTCAGTCCAAGGGATAGGAAGTATCCTAATGGAGCAAGATCAAACAGGGCAACTAGACAAGGATATTGGAAAGCAACAGGAAAGGACCGTAACATAACATGCAATTCTCGGACTGCTGGAGTGAAGAAAACCTTAGTTTTTTATAGAGGTCGTGCTCCTAATGGTGAGCGAACCGACTGGGTGATGCATGAATACACTTTGGATGAAGATGAGCTCAAGAGATGCCCAAATGTAAAG GATTACTATGCACTATATAAGGTTTACAAGAAAAGTGGTCCTGGTCCTAAGAATGGTGAACAATATGGAGCTCCATTTAAGGAAGAAGACTGGGCTGATGATGAATGTGCGGAcatgaataattttgttactCCTGTTAAGCAGCCTAATGTGGTCATGCCTCCTGTTGATAATAATAAGTCTAGTGCTCAAGTGGAGCTACCATTAAATGATCTTGAGAACTTCATGAAACAAATTGCTGATGAAGATCCACTTGACCCGCCATTAATAGCAGATTTTACCAGTAACCTACAACAG GTTATTGGCGATGAAGAGACTCGAAGTACATTGGTGGATCCACCCAGCAGAGAAGTCACTTTGTTTGAACCAATTTCAGTATCGCCTACAAGTTGTGAGCAGTATGATTTGCAGGCCAGCCTGGACTTCAACCAATCTGCTACCTCTAAATTGCATTCACTAGAGGCACCTGAAGTCTCATCTTTTCCTGATAACTCTGTACGAGTGCACCAGTTCAGTGAAGATGATTTCCTTGAAATTGATGATCTCATGGGTCCAGAACCTACTTTATACAAGACTGAAAAACATACAGAGAATTTGGAGTTTGATGATTTTAATGGACTGTGCGAGCTTGATTTGTACCATGATGCTGCCATGTTTTTGCGCGAAATGGGGCCTATTGAGCAGGGAACTGTTTCACATGTAAATGAAAATGGTTTCCACTTACAGCCACATTCAATGGCAAATCAGGTGGACTATCAGCTACAGCCACATCCAATGGCAAATCAGGTGGACTATCAGCTACAGCCACATTCAACATCAAATCACGTGGACTACCAGCTACAGCGACATTCGGAATTAAACAATATAGATTATTTGCAGGCACAAGCATTTGGTGCAGATCAGCTCTGGCTAGATGATCCAAGGAGCAATAATGTCTTTACTACTACTGAACCAACTCAGGGAACTCTTTCACAATCAGCTCCAG GTGTGAAGTCTGAAACTGTCGACGATGCATCTGGAGCTAGTCAAAAGCAAAGTGGTGAAGAGCTAGGTGGCACAACTGGTTGGATATCCTCTGCCTTGTGGGGCTTTTTGGAGTCAATACCCACTACTCCTGCATCAGCTTCCGAAAGTCCTCTAGTGAATAAGGCTTTTGAGAGAATGTCTAGCTTCAGCAGGATGAAAATGAATGTCAAAATTAGCAATATCAGTGCTCATAATATTAATACCTCTAATCATACTGCAAATGCAAGTAGAGCTGGTGGAAGTGGAAATAggggtttaattttattatctattcTTGGAGCATTATGCGCTGTCTTATGGGTCCTGGTTGGAGCAGTAAGGGTACTGGGAAGAGCTATCTCTTCATGA